A region of Elusimicrobiota bacterium DNA encodes the following proteins:
- a CDS encoding M1 family metallopeptidase, whose product MPNLDREFLGCGRRIAAGGSGPGVQAALLGAPPVYAPDRPFDTRHIYLDLSVDFDRRRLSGFCRTTVSARRAGLRSLSFDAIDLKVTKVLFDGKPARFKNADKKLVVTSPKILAEDEAHDVEVHYSVTNPEAGLHFVKSPEQMWSQSQPEDARRWFPCHDTPGEKATSEVRATVPAGFRAVSNGILIDESKGGTKHVYHWKLDRPHSIYLITLAVARFAEVVEDWDGIPVVYYCEKGREGDARRGFGKTAAAMRIFSEKTGVRYPYARYAQVAVAEYPGGMEHTTATTQTDACLIDEQAFADHDLDTLVAHELAHQWFGDLVTCAEWPHAWLNEGFATYSEVVFLEADRGHDEALYELLLNRRVYLDEDSGRYRRPIVCRTYTDPWTIFDRHLYEKGCWVLRMLHLELGDKLFWKGVGHWLKKHKDGIAETQDLVAAFEEATGRNLQGFFDQWVYRGGHPALRLRWSWDEKSKRGELHLTQTQDVSDAHPAYKLKAKIRVTGRGWSRDFTETVEAKEHRFVWTLPGEPLDVEFDPELELLSSIKFAKPQAMWLRQLRAGKTSASRAQAASAVAAWGGEKAVAELEAAAKREKFWGAAAEIVEALGSVAGPRTAPALRRLLASGPANPKVRRVIVDQLGRRGGPADAALFAPLARSGRSLLVRAEATRALGRLDYRRYRGIIETNLKAKTYRDGVAAAAVAAIAASRDPGAAKKLLAIVKPAHRFGARVAAIRALAEYAPATPDAVPALVGLLTESDERVSLIACAALGRTNDERALPALEKAAKSAGNPRIRVYATEAVARIKAGAKTKSKLV is encoded by the coding sequence CGATCTGAGCGTCGACTTCGATCGCCGCCGTCTTTCGGGATTCTGCCGTACGACCGTCAGCGCGCGCCGCGCCGGGCTGCGGTCCCTGTCGTTCGACGCGATCGATCTCAAGGTCACGAAGGTCCTCTTCGACGGCAAGCCCGCCCGCTTCAAGAACGCCGACAAGAAGCTCGTCGTCACCTCGCCGAAGATCCTCGCCGAGGACGAGGCGCACGACGTCGAAGTGCATTACTCGGTCACGAACCCCGAGGCCGGCCTCCATTTCGTGAAGAGCCCCGAGCAGATGTGGTCCCAGAGCCAGCCGGAGGACGCGCGCCGATGGTTCCCCTGCCACGACACCCCGGGAGAGAAGGCCACCTCGGAAGTGCGGGCCACGGTGCCCGCGGGCTTCCGGGCGGTCTCCAACGGGATCCTGATCGACGAGTCGAAAGGCGGGACGAAGCACGTTTATCACTGGAAGCTGGACCGGCCGCACTCGATCTACCTGATCACGCTCGCCGTCGCGCGCTTCGCCGAGGTCGTGGAGGACTGGGACGGGATCCCCGTCGTCTACTACTGCGAGAAGGGGCGCGAGGGCGACGCCCGCCGCGGCTTCGGCAAGACCGCCGCGGCGATGAGGATCTTCTCCGAGAAGACCGGCGTGCGCTACCCGTACGCGCGCTACGCGCAGGTCGCTGTGGCCGAGTATCCGGGCGGGATGGAGCACACGACGGCCACGACGCAGACCGACGCCTGCCTCATCGACGAGCAGGCGTTCGCCGACCACGACCTCGACACCTTGGTCGCGCACGAGCTCGCCCATCAGTGGTTCGGCGACCTCGTCACCTGCGCCGAGTGGCCTCACGCCTGGCTCAACGAGGGCTTCGCGACCTACTCCGAGGTCGTATTCCTCGAGGCCGACCGCGGCCATGACGAGGCCCTGTACGAGCTCCTCCTGAACCGGCGCGTGTACCTCGACGAGGACTCGGGACGCTATCGCCGGCCGATCGTGTGCCGCACCTACACGGACCCGTGGACGATCTTCGACCGGCACCTGTACGAGAAGGGCTGCTGGGTCCTGCGCATGCTCCACCTCGAGCTCGGCGACAAGCTGTTCTGGAAGGGCGTCGGGCACTGGCTCAAAAAGCACAAGGACGGAATCGCGGAAACCCAGGACCTGGTCGCCGCGTTCGAGGAAGCGACTGGAAGAAACCTGCAGGGTTTCTTCGATCAATGGGTGTACCGCGGCGGCCATCCTGCCCTGCGCCTGCGCTGGTCCTGGGACGAGAAGAGCAAGCGCGGGGAACTCCACCTCACGCAGACGCAGGACGTCTCCGACGCCCACCCCGCGTACAAGCTCAAGGCGAAGATCCGGGTGACGGGCCGGGGCTGGTCCCGGGACTTCACCGAGACGGTCGAAGCGAAGGAGCACCGCTTCGTCTGGACCTTGCCCGGCGAGCCGCTCGACGTGGAGTTCGATCCAGAGCTGGAACTGTTATCTTCCATAAAGTTCGCCAAGCCGCAGGCGATGTGGCTCCGCCAGCTGCGCGCAGGCAAGACCTCGGCCTCCCGCGCGCAGGCGGCCTCCGCCGTCGCCGCCTGGGGCGGGGAGAAGGCCGTCGCCGAGCTCGAGGCCGCCGCCAAGCGCGAGAAGTTCTGGGGCGCCGCGGCCGAGATCGTCGAGGCCCTGGGCTCCGTCGCCGGCCCGCGCACGGCCCCGGCGCTGCGGCGCCTCCTGGCTTCGGGGCCCGCGAACCCCAAGGTCCGCCGCGTGATCGTCGACCAGCTCGGACGCCGGGGCGGGCCCGCCGACGCCGCCCTGTTCGCGCCGCTCGCGCGCTCCGGCCGCAGCCTGCTCGTGCGCGCCGAGGCCACCCGGGCCCTCGGCCGCCTCGACTACCGCCGGTACCGCGGGATCATCGAGACGAACCTCAAGGCGAAGACCTACCGCGACGGCGTCGCCGCGGCGGCCGTCGCCGCGATCGCCGCGTCCCGCGACCCGGGCGCGGCGAAGAAGCTCCTCGCGATCGTGAAGCCCGCGCACCGTTTCGGCGCGCGCGTCGCCGCGATCCGCGCGCTGGCCGAGTACGCGCCGGCGACGCCGGACGCCGTGCCCGCCCTGGTCGGGCTGCTGACGGAATCCGACGAGCGCGTCAGCCTCATCGCCTGCGCCGCCCTGGGCCGGACGAACGACGAGCGCGCCCTGCCCGCCCTCGAGAAGGCCGCGAAGTCCGCGGGGAACCCCCGCATCCGGGTCTACGCGACGGAAGCCGTCGCGCGCATCAAGGCCGGCGCCAAGACCAAGTCCAAGCTCGTCTAG